In Asterias rubens chromosome 10, eAstRub1.3, whole genome shotgun sequence, the following proteins share a genomic window:
- the LOC117295444 gene encoding zinc finger CCHC domain-containing protein 9-like yields MTRWARGNKGNNKRPHEASSWDELKEKTNKAKKHPRTSIKDEDNPVKRRSKKKRKQRQDEGFVEDEPSTSKGHVISDSRIEERDSRLSSSLSERLTAMAESTDPSEDDKTTLRQKDRKREERRVKRIKNKANNMVCFNCREAGHGVADCPKILLDVEQGTGICFRCGSTEHEAHKCTARVDPGQGEFPFAKCYICQETGHLSKSCPDNPRGLYPMGGGCKRCGSVEHKSLNCPDLRVEIDPEETTIPTLASTAGWSADAEYDDMIRKPTVQKPPTKKKPKFVKF; encoded by the exons ATGACTCGCTGGGCCCGTGGGAATAAAGGGAACAACAAGAGACCCCATGAGGCATCTTCCTGGGATGAACTCAAGGAGAAGACGAACAAAGCAAAGAAACATCCGAGGACTTCAATCAAAGACGAGGATAACCCAGTCAAGCGAAGAAGTAAGAAGAAAAGGAAACAAAGACAGGACGAGGGATTTGTCGAAGATGAACCAAGTACCTCAAAGGGTCACGTGATCTCTGATTCACGCATAGAGGAACGTGATAGCAGACTTAGTTCAAGCTTGAGTGAGAGACTAACAGCGATGGCTGAGAGTACAGACCCGTCTGAGGACGACAAAACAACACTCCGCCAGAAGGACAGGAAGAGAGAGGAGAGGCGGGTGAAGAGGATTAAGAACAAAGCAAATAATATG GTGTGTTTCAACTGTCGTGAGGCTGGCCATGGTGTGGCCGACTGCCCTAAGATTCTACTCGACGTGGAGCAGGGCACGGGAATCTGTTTCCGCTGTGGTTCGACTGAGCATGAAGCGCACAAGTGCACTGCCAGAGTTGACCCTGGACAAG GAGAATTCCCTTTCGCCAAGTGTTACATATGCCAAGAGACTGGGCATTTGTCAAAGAGCTGCCCCGACAATCCACGTGGCCTTTATCCGATGGGCGGAGGATGTAAACGATGTGGTTCGGTGGAGCACAAGAGCCTCAACTGTCCTGACCTCAGGGTGGAAATCG ACCCAGAAGAGACTACCATCCCAACGCTAGCCAGCACAGCGGGCTGGAGTGCCGATGCAGAGTACGATGATATGATACGTAAGCCGACAGTGCAGAAACCTCCAACCAAGAAAAAGCCAAAATTTGTCAAGTTTTGA